The following are encoded in a window of Pseudofrancisella aestuarii genomic DNA:
- the cydC gene encoding heme ABC transporter ATP-binding protein/permease CydC — MKNLLPFIKLFRNQSQWMLFGTLLAWSAILMGIGLMSLSGWFISYTGYLATTSYAVASTFNFFYPAAGVRTFSLGRIVSRYGERVFTHEATFKILSDIRVWFYKKLEPLAPSHLLKYKSGDLLGRLVNDVAALDNLYVRIISPTIVFILACLSISILFCFFSIKLALTTLILSLITGFGTPFISDLLARKKSQQLNENSSALKTQVVEHISSLAELKIFDLDGYHFNKIKEQNSELINSEIKLSTVSGTGAAIMTFCLGFIIIVTTMIAVSLVESGLLNGAFIALIFLGILALFESIMPLPLAYQYLGKTISAAKRILKITNSKPDIIFDNSNYIQLESYDISFKDVDFGYTNDNLILKDFNLEIEDQQKIALFAPTGSGKSTIVNLLARFWDINKGFLTICEHSIKDFSESQLRDMMTIINQSPHIFNGGIRENLLLANDKATDEQLWNALEKVYMKDYVLSLKNGLDTWTGEYGKHLSGGQQKRIALARAFLRESPILIMDEPTEGLDKETEVKVFENIKTLMQNKTVIFITHNKNLLKNFDIIIKL; from the coding sequence ATGAAAAACCTTTTACCTTTTATAAAACTTTTCAGAAATCAGTCTCAGTGGATGTTATTTGGGACATTGCTTGCTTGGTCAGCTATACTGATGGGGATTGGACTGATGTCTCTATCTGGCTGGTTTATTTCATACACAGGCTATTTAGCAACTACAAGTTATGCTGTTGCATCAACATTTAATTTCTTTTATCCTGCTGCTGGGGTCAGAACATTTTCTCTAGGTAGAATCGTCTCTCGTTATGGTGAAAGAGTTTTTACTCATGAAGCAACTTTTAAGATTCTTTCTGACATAAGAGTATGGTTTTACAAAAAACTTGAACCCTTAGCGCCTTCTCACCTACTCAAGTATAAAAGTGGAGATCTCCTAGGTAGACTTGTAAATGATGTTGCAGCATTAGACAATCTATATGTAAGGATCATTTCTCCTACTATAGTTTTTATTTTAGCTTGTTTATCTATTTCTATTTTATTTTGCTTTTTCAGTATTAAACTAGCTTTGACAACTCTAATCCTAAGCCTAATAACTGGCTTTGGGACACCATTCATAAGTGACCTATTAGCTCGTAAAAAATCTCAGCAATTAAATGAAAATAGTTCAGCTCTAAAAACTCAAGTAGTTGAGCATATATCTTCTTTAGCTGAACTTAAAATTTTTGATTTAGATGGTTATCACTTTAATAAAATTAAAGAGCAAAACTCTGAACTTATAAATAGTGAAATAAAGCTAAGTACAGTCTCTGGTACTGGTGCAGCCATTATGACTTTTTGTCTAGGTTTTATAATAATAGTTACTACAATGATAGCTGTATCGCTAGTTGAAAGTGGTCTTTTAAACGGAGCATTTATAGCCTTAATATTTTTGGGAATTCTTGCGTTATTTGAGTCAATTATGCCTCTTCCATTAGCTTATCAATATTTAGGAAAAACGATATCTGCTGCGAAAAGAATACTTAAAATAACAAACTCTAAACCTGACATCATTTTCGATAATTCAAATTATATTCAATTAGAATCTTATGATATAAGCTTTAAAGATGTAGATTTTGGATACACTAATGACAATTTAATTTTAAAAGATTTTAATTTAGAAATAGAAGATCAACAAAAAATAGCCTTATTCGCACCTACAGGATCAGGAAAATCTACAATAGTAAATTTACTAGCTAGATTTTGGGATATCAATAAGGGCTTTTTAACTATTTGTGAGCACTCTATAAAAGATTTTAGTGAGAGTCAACTTAGAGATATGATGACCATAATAAATCAATCTCCTCATATATTTAATGGAGGTATTAGAGAAAATTTACTATTAGCAAATGATAAAGCAACTGATGAACAATTATGGAATGCTTTAGAAAAAGTATATATGAAAGATTATGTCCTATCACTTAAAAATGGTTTAGATACATGGACTGGTGAGTATGGTAAACACCTTTCTGGAGGACAACAAAAAAGGATAGCGTTAGCTAGAGCATTTTTAAGAGAGTCTCCAATTTTGATTATGGATGAACCAACAGAGGGCTTAGATAAAGAAACAGAAGTAAAAGTTTTTGAAAATATTAAAACTCTAATGCAAAATAAGACTGTCATATTTATAACTCATAATAAGAATTTACTTAAAAATTTTGATATAATTATTAAGCTTTAA
- the cydD gene encoding heme ABC transporter permease/ATP-binding protein CydD, whose translation MSTDISKENKKTASSWLRHISKPAKKWINLTVLISFTSGLLLIGQLYLLAHISYEAYIKQHTLNQLINYFIGIIIIVILRAILSWAKEIVSYKAASIVKKQLREDLIEHINKLGPIKISKMSSAELTSTVMEQVEGLTGFLTKFLPQITLSGLMPLAILVFIFPQSIVCGVILLICAPLIPLFMIIVGLGAESESQKHFKTLARMSSTFLDTLRGLTTLKLFGKSKSQSQKIFEASDVYRIRTMKVLRIAFLSSGILEMFSAASIAIVAVYLGMGFINAGENNNIWWALNNMTLQGALFILLLAPEFFMPLRELSTHYHAKAEAIGAALEIAKVFEITAMDNNKKTPIADSINKITIKDLEVMYDDKTALDKISISIKDKEKVAIVGASGAGKTTLINTILGFIDYEGSININDKQELREIDEKSWLKNISWLGQNATLFKGSIKDNLLIANKNASDEDLNSALEKANLLAFINSLPLGINTEIGEQNIGLSGGQAQRLALARAYLKQHQLLILDEPTASLDKESEGKIINSLKDSWQEKTVIILTHKLSFLNCVDNIIVLDEGKIIQQGSFNDLVNDQDGAFYGFYKNEVTE comes from the coding sequence ATGTCTACAGATATATCAAAAGAAAATAAAAAAACTGCTAGTTCATGGTTAAGACACATATCAAAACCAGCTAAAAAATGGATAAATTTAACTGTATTAATAAGTTTTACAAGTGGTTTATTATTAATTGGTCAACTATATTTATTAGCACATATTTCTTATGAAGCTTATATTAAACAACACACACTAAATCAGCTTATTAACTATTTTATAGGAATAATAATTATTGTTATTTTAAGAGCTATACTTAGTTGGGCTAAGGAGATTGTAAGTTATAAAGCTGCTTCAATAGTGAAAAAGCAACTTAGAGAAGACCTTATAGAACATATAAATAAATTAGGTCCAATAAAAATATCTAAAATGTCTAGTGCTGAGCTTACGAGTACTGTCATGGAACAAGTTGAAGGATTAACAGGATTTTTAACAAAATTTTTACCACAAATAACCCTTTCTGGACTTATGCCGTTAGCTATCTTAGTTTTCATTTTTCCTCAAAGTATAGTCTGTGGTGTAATACTATTAATATGTGCTCCTTTAATTCCTTTATTTATGATAATTGTTGGTTTAGGTGCAGAGTCAGAAAGCCAAAAACATTTTAAAACCCTGGCTAGAATGAGCAGCACTTTTCTAGATACTTTGAGAGGATTAACAACTTTAAAACTTTTTGGAAAAAGTAAATCACAAAGCCAAAAAATATTCGAAGCTTCTGATGTATATCGTATAAGAACCATGAAAGTTCTAAGAATTGCTTTTTTATCTTCAGGCATCTTAGAAATGTTCTCTGCAGCCTCTATTGCTATTGTTGCAGTATATTTAGGTATGGGATTCATTAATGCTGGAGAAAATAATAATATTTGGTGGGCTCTGAATAACATGACGCTACAAGGAGCTTTATTTATATTACTATTAGCTCCAGAGTTTTTTATGCCTCTTAGAGAACTTAGCACTCACTATCATGCGAAAGCAGAAGCTATAGGTGCAGCTCTAGAAATTGCAAAAGTCTTTGAAATAACAGCTATGGATAATAATAAAAAAACTCCCATAGCAGATTCTATTAATAAAATTACCATAAAAGATTTAGAGGTTATGTATGATGATAAAACTGCCCTAGACAAAATCAGCATATCAATAAAAGATAAAGAAAAAGTCGCTATCGTTGGTGCAAGTGGTGCTGGCAAAACAACATTAATAAATACAATCCTTGGATTTATAGATTATGAAGGATCAATTAATATTAATGATAAACAAGAGCTAAGAGAGATAGATGAAAAATCTTGGCTAAAAAATATTTCTTGGCTTGGACAAAATGCGACTTTATTTAAAGGTTCTATAAAAGATAACTTACTAATAGCAAATAAAAATGCCTCTGATGAAGACCTAAATAGCGCTTTAGAAAAAGCTAACCTTCTAGCTTTTATAAACTCTTTGCCTTTAGGAATAAATACTGAAATTGGAGAGCAAAATATAGGTTTATCAGGAGGGCAAGCTCAAAGACTAGCCTTAGCTAGAGCATATTTAAAACAACATCAATTACTTATATTAGATGAGCCAACAGCTAGTCTTGATAAAGAAAGTGAAGGAAAAATTATTAACTCTTTAAAAGATTCTTGGCAAGAGAAAACTGTGATAATCCTGACTCATAAATTAAGCTTCTTAAATTGTGTTGATAATATTATCGTGCTCGATGAAGGAAAGATTATACAACAAGGATCATTTAATGATCTTGTAAATGATCAAGATGGAGCATTTTATGGTTTTTATAAAAATGAGGTGACCGAATGA